A single region of the Bacillus cereus genome encodes:
- the mecA gene encoding adaptor protein MecA: MEIERINDHTMKFFITYVDIEDRGFNREEIWYDRERSEELFWEMMDEARDHDDFFIDGPLWIQVQAVDKGIEVLVTKAELSKDGQKLELPIGVDKIIDIPLDEGIESLFQQELEEEEIEPTGTNFNEDGTFGFLIKFNDFEDVISLSHRLIFEDIKDELYSFEDRYYVYVEFDEVLHDEEEIDRILSIVLEYGEESTLTIHRVSEYGKQVVKEHALETIRNHFPSKT; encoded by the coding sequence TTGGAAATTGAAAGAATTAACGATCATACGATGAAATTTTTTATTACGTACGTTGATATAGAGGACAGAGGGTTTAACCGTGAAGAAATTTGGTATGACCGCGAACGGAGTGAAGAACTCTTTTGGGAAATGATGGATGAAGCTCGCGATCATGATGACTTCTTTATTGATGGACCGTTATGGATTCAAGTGCAAGCAGTCGACAAAGGGATTGAAGTACTTGTAACGAAAGCAGAACTTTCAAAGGATGGACAAAAATTAGAACTACCAATAGGTGTAGACAAAATTATAGATATTCCTTTAGATGAAGGAATCGAATCATTATTCCAGCAAGAATTAGAGGAAGAGGAAATAGAACCGACAGGTACAAACTTTAATGAAGATGGTACGTTTGGCTTTTTAATTAAGTTTAATGATTTTGAAGATGTAATTTCATTAAGTCATCGTCTAATTTTTGAAGATATAAAAGATGAACTGTATTCATTTGAGGACCGCTATTATGTATATGTGGAATTCGATGAAGTGCTACATGATGAGGAAGAGATTGATCGTATTTTAAGTATTGTTTTAGAATACGGGGAAGAGTCTACTTTAACGATTCATCGTGTAAGTGAGTATGGAAAGCAAGTTGTGAAAGAGCATGCGCTTGAGACAATTCGTAACCATTTTCCTTCTAAAACGTAG
- a CDS encoding competence protein CoiA, which yields MFIARRENGEKIHLLYNRDEECLRDMRKREKFFCTACGKEVQMKLGTQKSWHFAHKKVDSCLAFYEAESVYHMQGKELLYRWLKRQNFHVDIEHYLSEIQQRPDIYVERADRKIAIEYQCANLSIEQLYKRTYSYWQASIQVIWIIGGNQLKKQSAHWMTFSALMAFSLQPYPQPFLIFFCPKQKSFMKCAFITPFSTNVSFSHTIYLPTDTTTVEMLFSPVPFRKEVLGQEWKRKKNHFRQNALSIWNYNHKSLLRLLYQYKCTPSSFPSEIGVPLPSSFAFQTNPFIWQAFLYMKCISKLKVGEYISLQYACNYVAKYTKRRLLPYFAQHIWKIAVAEYMTFLCYIGVLNKVGNNKYRKIRDVVLLKTEEEIMKYDDICLAHALSLFETKYNMREGKGDIIKTDREGIT from the coding sequence ATGTTTATTGCAAGGAGAGAAAACGGAGAGAAAATTCATCTATTATATAACCGGGATGAAGAGTGTTTACGCGATATGCGTAAACGAGAAAAATTCTTTTGCACAGCTTGCGGAAAGGAAGTGCAAATGAAGTTAGGGACACAAAAGAGTTGGCATTTTGCTCATAAGAAAGTAGATTCATGTCTTGCGTTTTATGAGGCAGAATCTGTGTACCATATGCAAGGTAAAGAATTGTTATATAGATGGTTAAAACGTCAAAACTTTCATGTAGATATAGAGCATTATCTTTCGGAAATTCAGCAACGACCAGATATTTACGTAGAGAGGGCGGATAGAAAAATTGCGATTGAATATCAATGTGCAAATCTCTCCATAGAGCAGCTTTATAAGCGAACATATTCGTATTGGCAAGCTAGTATACAAGTTATCTGGATAATCGGTGGAAATCAGTTGAAAAAGCAATCCGCCCATTGGATGACATTCTCCGCCCTTATGGCCTTCTCCTTACAACCTTATCCTCAGCCATTCCTTATTTTCTTTTGTCCGAAACAAAAATCGTTTATGAAATGCGCGTTTATCACTCCGTTTTCTACAAATGTCTCTTTCTCACATACAATTTATTTACCAACCGATACGACTACTGTTGAAATGCTCTTTTCTCCCGTTCCTTTCCGAAAAGAGGTATTAGGACAAGAATGGAAGAGAAAAAAGAACCATTTTCGGCAAAACGCTCTATCTATCTGGAATTATAATCATAAGTCACTATTACGCCTCTTATATCAATATAAATGTACCCCATCGAGTTTTCCTTCTGAAATCGGTGTTCCGCTTCCATCCTCATTTGCTTTTCAAACAAATCCATTTATATGGCAAGCTTTTCTTTATATGAAGTGTATAAGTAAGCTTAAGGTAGGGGAGTATATTTCCCTTCAGTACGCATGTAATTATGTAGCGAAATATACGAAGAGGCGTCTACTTCCGTATTTTGCACAACATATATGGAAGATAGCAGTTGCAGAGTATATGACATTTTTATGTTATATAGGTGTGTTAAATAAAGTAGGTAATAATAAGTATCGAAAAATAAGAGATGTTGTTTTGTTAAAAACAGAGGAGGAAATTATGAAATATGATGACATTTGCTTAGCGCATGCACTATCTCTATTTGAGACAAAGTACAACATGAGAGAGGGAAAAGGGGATATAATAAAGACTGATCGTGAAGGAATTACATAA
- a CDS encoding cardiolipin synthase, which produces MKNTLKLLFFFLLLFALFVSLRMFIDVAFYSDVMGIKDVSILGIISILFTVSAFLIGCVIFLENRHPSKTLTWLIVLGIFPVFGFFAYLLFGQNFRRKRMFQKKALLDEQAFLQYKGHEDYEERILRDHKHQELLFRLADRLGALNISFQTETRTLTNGDETFQAILDGLNRAKHHIHMEYYIVRDDKLGTEIKDILIKKSKEGVVVRFLYDAVGSFKLSNSYIEELNDAGVEMIPFFPVRFPILNDKINYRNHRKIVIIDGNEGFVGGLNIGDEYLGKDKYFGFWRDTHLYLRGEAVQSLQLIFLQDWFYMTGEAVLAPEYLQAKAVEGDHWGGVQLVGGGPDNKWETIKHLYFAMIASARKSIWIATPYFIPDDDILSALKVAALAGIDVRLLMPSKPDKRTVFYASRSYFPELLDAGVKIYEYEKGFLHSKVVIVDSDLASIGTANMDMRSFHLNFEVNAFLYDTDSIRKLVQDFKDDLEESSEIHVDRFHKRRLHRRIVESTYRLLSPLL; this is translated from the coding sequence ATGAAAAACACGTTAAAACTACTTTTCTTTTTTCTACTATTGTTCGCATTATTTGTTTCATTACGCATGTTTATTGATGTAGCATTTTATTCGGATGTCATGGGTATAAAAGACGTTTCGATTTTAGGTATTATTAGTATTTTATTTACGGTTTCTGCATTTTTAATTGGATGTGTTATTTTCTTAGAAAACAGACATCCATCCAAAACACTTACATGGTTAATCGTACTAGGAATTTTTCCAGTGTTCGGTTTCTTTGCTTATTTATTATTTGGACAAAACTTTCGCAGAAAAAGAATGTTCCAAAAGAAGGCGTTACTCGATGAACAGGCATTTTTACAATATAAGGGACACGAAGATTATGAAGAACGAATTTTACGAGACCATAAGCATCAAGAATTGCTATTTCGTTTAGCTGATCGATTGGGTGCTTTAAATATTTCATTTCAAACTGAAACGAGGACATTAACAAATGGAGACGAGACGTTTCAGGCAATTTTAGATGGGTTAAATCGAGCGAAACACCACATTCATATGGAGTATTACATTGTGCGTGATGACAAGCTCGGTACAGAAATTAAAGATATTTTAATAAAAAAATCAAAAGAAGGCGTTGTCGTTCGTTTTTTATATGACGCGGTTGGAAGTTTTAAATTATCAAATTCGTATATTGAAGAATTGAATGATGCAGGAGTAGAAATGATTCCATTTTTCCCTGTGCGCTTTCCGATTTTAAACGATAAAATTAATTATCGAAACCATCGAAAAATCGTTATTATAGATGGAAATGAAGGGTTTGTAGGCGGATTAAATATTGGTGATGAATATTTAGGGAAGGATAAATATTTCGGTTTTTGGCGAGACACGCATTTATATTTACGCGGTGAAGCAGTTCAAAGCTTACAGCTAATTTTCCTTCAAGATTGGTTTTATATGACTGGTGAGGCAGTATTAGCACCTGAATATTTACAAGCGAAAGCAGTTGAGGGTGATCATTGGGGCGGAGTACAACTCGTTGGAGGTGGACCAGATAATAAATGGGAAACAATTAAACATTTATATTTTGCAATGATTGCTTCAGCTAGGAAATCGATTTGGATTGCAACACCATACTTTATTCCAGACGATGATATTTTATCTGCATTAAAAGTAGCTGCACTTGCTGGTATTGATGTTCGTTTGTTAATGCCAAGTAAGCCAGATAAGCGCACTGTCTTTTATGCATCAAGATCGTACTTTCCGGAGTTATTAGATGCAGGAGTAAAAATATATGAATATGAAAAAGGTTTTCTTCATAGTAAAGTTGTTATCGTTGATTCGGATCTCGCTTCAATTGGGACAGCTAATATGGATATGAGAAGTTTTCATTTAAACTTTGAAGTAAATGCCTTTTTATATGATACAGATAGCATTCGAAAGCTCGTTCAAGATTTTAAAGACGATTTAGAAGAATCCAGTGAAATTCATGTTGACCGATTTCATAAGAGACGTCTTCATAGGCGGATTGTTGAATCGACGTATCGGTTATTATCACCTTTATTATAA